From Vitis vinifera cultivar Pinot Noir 40024 chromosome 14, ASM3070453v1, a single genomic window includes:
- the LOC104881394 gene encoding uncharacterized protein LOC104881394 — MAVLLLSFFLPGFSAHPETERLIQDICHRVDNFQFCNATMKANLPADIGDLAKLSISVALDYATNTKGYAEELRRHATDKALKFYLTICSNAYGVVKDSFTAGEKQFGKADFAGAEESEKKAVQPIKDCDFIFTRPPQRSNPLQERNEQMREIIQTAITALQSFLP; from the coding sequence ATGGCGGTCCTTCTCCTTTCCTTCTTCCTCCCGGGCTTCAGCGCCCACCCAGAAACCGAGCGACTGATCCAAGACATCTGCCACCGAGTGGATAATTTTCAGTTCTGCAACGCCACCATGAAGGCTAACCTCCCAGCCGACATCGGCGACCTGGCTAAGTTATCCATCTCGGTGGCTCTGGACTACGCCACCAACACGAAGGGGTACGCGGAGGAGCTGAGGCGACACGCGACTGACAAGGCGCTGAAATTCTATCTGACGATATGCTCGAACGCTTACGGTGTGGTGAAAGACTCCTTCACGGCGGGGGAGAAGCAGTTTGGTAAAGCGGATTTCGCTGGTGCGGAGGAGAGTGAGAAGAAGGCAGTGCAACCCATCAAGGACTGCGATTTTATCTTCACCAGGCCACCCCAGCGGTCGAACCCATTGCAGGAGAGGAACGAGCAGATGAGGGAGATCATTCAGACAGCCATCACTGCTCTGCAAAGCTTTCTTCCTTGA
- the LOC100264962 gene encoding uncharacterized protein LOC100264962, which produces MAAIYSLYIINKSGGLIFYKDYGSAGRMDTNDSLRLASLWHSMHAISQQLSPTLGCSGIELLEADTFDLHCFQSLTGTKFFVVCEPGTQHMEGLLKVIYELYTDYVLKNPFYEMEMPIRCELFDINLSQAVQKDRVALLGR; this is translated from the exons ATGGCCGCGATCTACAGTCTCTACATTATCAACAAATCCGGGGGCTTAATCTTCTACAAG GATTATGGATCGGCGGGACGGATGGACACGAATGATAGCTTGCGATTAGCGAGTTTGTGGCATTCGATGCATGCGATTTCTCAGCAGTTATCTCCAACTTTGGGTTGCTCGGGGATCGAGCTCCTTGAAGCTGATACATTCGACCTCCATTGCTTCCAATCGCTCACTG GGACAAAGTTCTTTGTGGTATGTGAGCCTGGAACACAGCACATGGAGGGTCTTTTGAAAGTCATCTATGAATTGTACACTGATTATGTACTAAAGAATCCCTTCTACGAAATGGAGATGCCCATACGATGTGAGCTTTTTGATATCAACCTATCCCAAGCCGTACAGAAGGATCGTGTTGCCTTGTTGGGGCGATGA
- the LOC104881393 gene encoding uncharacterized protein LOC104881393, whose translation MVMESSLTFMFAALLMVFSLFTSPTSGVTQETLASICSQTQNQEICEGILESVPGTTSADLHGLSLISINLTMKQGSSNYDTFTKFMDNSTDTALKESFRNCVSLYNSIMEMLKVAYQLSEKKEYESITQPGESQTLAYNCANGLPIDSPTDGISRDMIITCETSVSVNQYIVGVSLK comes from the coding sequence ATGGTAATGGAGTCATCTCTTACCTTCATGTTTGCTGCTCTTCTCATGGTATTTTCTCTCTTCACCTCTCCCACTTCTGGGGTCACCCAAGAGACCTTGGCCAGCATCTGCTCCCAAACCCAGAACCAGGAAATCTGTGAGGGCATTCTGGAAAGCGTTCCGGGCACCACCTCAGCTGATCTGCATGGGCTTTCTCTGATATCAATCAATCTAACGATGAAACAAGGAAGTAGCAACTACGACACTTTCACAAAGTTCATGGACAATTCCACCGATACTGCATTGAAGGAGTCTTTCAGAAATTGTGTGAGTCTTTATAATTCAATAATGGAAATGCTGAAAGTGGCCTACCAGTTGTCGGAGAAGAAAGAGTATGAGAGCATTACCCAGCCGGGGGAATCGCAGACGCTGGCCTACAACTGCGCGAATGGGCTCCCTATAGACTCACCAACCGATGGTATCAGCCGAGATATGATCATAACCTGTGAAACTTCAGTGAGTGTGAACCAGTATATTGTTGGGGTTTCATTGAAATGA
- the LOC100259555 gene encoding ABC transporter I family member 20 isoform X2 has product MAVKDISKQTVEINNLRFTYPGIDGQPPPGSTPLIDHFSLTLNSGDRCLLVGSNGAGKTTILKILGGKHMVEPHMVRVLGRSAFHDTALTSSGDLCYLGGEWRRDVAFAGFEVPIQMDVSAEKMIFGVSGIDPQRRAELIKVLLLDEITVDLDVLARADLLKFLRKECEERGATIIYATHIFDGLENWPSHLVYVAHGKLQLAMPMEKVREMSNLSLMRTVESWLRKERDEGRKRRKERKAVGLPEFESQVEGSRVAGDPARAAVRALNNGWAAGRLHSTIAGEENFFLSSNSVLRQ; this is encoded by the exons ATGGCAGTGAAGGACATCTCGAAGCAAACGGTGGAGATCAACAATCTGAGATTCACCTACCCAGGAATCGACGGCCAACCTCCTCCCGGATCTACGCCTCTGATCGACCACTTCTCTCTCACTCTCAACTCCGGCGACCGCTGCCTCCTCGTCGGATCCAATGGCGCAG GGAAAACTACAATTCTGAAAATCTTGGGTGGGAAGCACATGGTAGAACCTCACATGGTTCGAGTACTTGGAAGATCGGCTTTTCATGACACTGCCTTGACATCTTCTGGTGACCTCTGCTATCTTGGAGGAGAg TGGAGGCGAGACGTTGCCTTTGCTGGGTTTGAGGTTCCGATTCAAATGGATGTTTCAGCTGAGAAAATGATATTTGGAGTATCGGGTATTGATCCTCAAAGAAGAGCTGAACTAATCAAG GTTCTTCTTCTAGACGAGATAACAGTTGATCTTGATGTACTGGCCAGGGCCGACCTTCTGAAGTTCCTCAGAAAGGAATGTGAAGAGCGAGGTGCTACAATCATCTATGCGACGCATATATTTGATGGTCTGGAGAATTGGCCATCCCATCTT GTGTATGTGGCTCATGGGAAATTACAATTAGCAATGCCAATGGAAAAGGTCAGGGAGATGAGCAATTTGTCACTAATG AGAACAGTGGAGAGTTGGCTAAGGAAGGAAAGAGATGAGGGgaggaaaagaaggaaagaacGAAAGGCAGTCGGCCTTCCAGAATTTGAAAGCCAAGTTGAGGGCAGCCGAGTGGCCGGGGACCCTGCTCGTGCTGCCGTTCGTGCATTGAACAATGGATGGGCTGCTGGAAGACTGCACTCCACCATTGCTGGTGAAGAGAATTTTTTCTTAAGTTCAAACAGTGTCTTGAGACAATAA
- the LOC100259555 gene encoding ABC transporter I family member 20 isoform X1, whose protein sequence is MAVKDISKQTVEINNLRFTYPGIDGQPPPGSTPLIDHFSLTLNSGDRCLLVGSNGAGKTTILKILGGKHMVEPHMVRVLGRSAFHDTALTSSGDLCYLGGEWRRDVAFAGFEVPIQMDVSAEKMIFGVSGIDPQRRAELIKVLDIDLSWRLHKVSDGQRRRVQICMGLLKPFKVLLLDEITVDLDVLARADLLKFLRKECEERGATIIYATHIFDGLENWPSHLVYVAHGKLQLAMPMEKVREMSNLSLMRTVESWLRKERDEGRKRRKERKAVGLPEFESQVEGSRVAGDPARAAVRALNNGWAAGRLHSTIAGEENFFLSSNSVLRQ, encoded by the exons ATGGCAGTGAAGGACATCTCGAAGCAAACGGTGGAGATCAACAATCTGAGATTCACCTACCCAGGAATCGACGGCCAACCTCCTCCCGGATCTACGCCTCTGATCGACCACTTCTCTCTCACTCTCAACTCCGGCGACCGCTGCCTCCTCGTCGGATCCAATGGCGCAG GGAAAACTACAATTCTGAAAATCTTGGGTGGGAAGCACATGGTAGAACCTCACATGGTTCGAGTACTTGGAAGATCGGCTTTTCATGACACTGCCTTGACATCTTCTGGTGACCTCTGCTATCTTGGAGGAGAg TGGAGGCGAGACGTTGCCTTTGCTGGGTTTGAGGTTCCGATTCAAATGGATGTTTCAGCTGAGAAAATGATATTTGGAGTATCGGGTATTGATCCTCAAAGAAGAGCTGAACTAATCAAG GTTTTAGATATTGATCTATCATGGAGACTTCACAAGGTGTCTGATGGTCAGAGAAGACGGGTGCAAATCTGTATGGGTCTCCTCAAGCCATTCAAA GTTCTTCTTCTAGACGAGATAACAGTTGATCTTGATGTACTGGCCAGGGCCGACCTTCTGAAGTTCCTCAGAAAGGAATGTGAAGAGCGAGGTGCTACAATCATCTATGCGACGCATATATTTGATGGTCTGGAGAATTGGCCATCCCATCTT GTGTATGTGGCTCATGGGAAATTACAATTAGCAATGCCAATGGAAAAGGTCAGGGAGATGAGCAATTTGTCACTAATG AGAACAGTGGAGAGTTGGCTAAGGAAGGAAAGAGATGAGGGgaggaaaagaaggaaagaacGAAAGGCAGTCGGCCTTCCAGAATTTGAAAGCCAAGTTGAGGGCAGCCGAGTGGCCGGGGACCCTGCTCGTGCTGCCGTTCGTGCATTGAACAATGGATGGGCTGCTGGAAGACTGCACTCCACCATTGCTGGTGAAGAGAATTTTTTCTTAAGTTCAAACAGTGTCTTGAGACAATAA
- the LOC100257918 gene encoding galactinol synthase 2 — protein MAPTLASATGLAKAASISSRAYVTFLAGNGDYVKGVVGLAKGLRKVKTAYPLVVAVLPDVPAEHRRILEDQGCVVREIEPVNPPENQTQFAMAYYVINYSKLRIWEFVEYSKMIYLDGDIQVFGNIDHLFDLDNGYFYAVMDCFCEKTWSNSPQYKIGYCQQCPEKVQWPAEMGPAPPLYFNAGMFVFEPCLSVYDDLLTTLKITTPTSFAEQDYLNIFFRDIYRPIPPTYNLVLAMLWHHPENIDLQRTNVVHYCAAGSKPWRYTGKEENMEREDIKMLVKKWWDIYNDESLDYRNSSANGQPFTAVLSEAGEVHHYITAPSAA, from the exons ATGGCTCCTACTTTGGCCTCTGCAACTGGTTTAGCCAAGGCTGCCAGCATTTCCAGCCGGGCATATGTGACTTTCTTGGCCGGTAACGGCGACTACGTGAAGGGCGTGGTGGGGCTGGCCAAGGGGCTGAGAAAGGTGAAAACCGCATACCCACTTGTGGTGGCGGTACTGCCGGACGTCCCGGCGGAGCACCGCCGCATTCTGGAGGACCAGGGCTGCGTCGTCAGGGAGATCGAGCCGGTGAACCCGCCGGAGAACCAGACCCAGTTCGCCATGGCCTACTACGTCATCAACTACTCCAAACTCCGCATCTGGGAG ttTGTGGAGTACAGTAAGATGATATACTTGGACGGAGACATACAGGTGTTTGGTAACATAGACCATTTGTTCGATTTGGACAATGGGTATTTCTATGCTGTGATGGACTGTTTCTGTGAGAAGACGTGGAGCAACTCGCCGCAGTACAAGATTGGGTACTGCCAGCAGTGTCCGGAGAAGGTGCAGTGGCCGGCGGAGATGGGTCCAGCACCTCCTCTCTACTTCAACGCCGGCATGTTTGTGTTTGAGCCTTGCCTCTCCGTCTATGATGATCTCCTTACCACTCTCAAGATCACAACTCCTACCTCCTTTGCCGAGCAG GACTATTTGAATATATTCTTCAGGGACATCTACAGGCCAATTCCACCCACCTACAACCTTGTTTTAGCCATGCTATGGCACCACCCAGAGAACATTGACCTTCAAAGAACCAATGTTGTTCACTATTGTGCTGCT GGTTCAAAACCATGGAGGTATACTGGGAAGGAGGAGAACATGGAGAGGGAGGATATAAAGATGTTGGTGAAGAAGTGGTGGGATATATACAATGATGAGAGCTTGGACTACAGGAACTCATCAGCAAATGGACAGCCTTTCACGGCGGTGCTTTCGGAGGCCGGCGAAGTCCACCACTACATTACCGCCCCATCGGCTGCCTAG